The Proteiniphilum propionicum genome contains the following window.
GCAGTAACCCATGCATCCTGTCTGTGTTACTACCGCATCTATTCTTCTCTTATCGAGCTCTTCCACGAAGTACTCCATCACCTCTTTAGCTCCAGAGGCTATTCCGCATGTGGCCATAGCCACCTTCACCTGAACAATTGACTCGGGGTTCTCAGCCCTGTTCCTTAAGTCGAGGATGGATTTTACCTCTTCCTGTTTCTTTTTCAGGTCGGCAAGTGTTTTTATTCCATTCATATTATTCATATATTAATAGTTATAAGTTATTTATTGTAGCTGTTTCCACCCCCACTGCTACCTGCATAGAAAGCTATTCAAAGGCCTCATTTTGAATATCTCTTTCAGGTTTTCGTTTATAAACTCTTTTACTGCCGGCAACATCTGCGGGTATTGCAAATCTATCCCCTGCAACTTCATTTCATTGGAATCAATTTCAAATAGCTTCCCATCTACCTTATAGGCAAACCTAAAATGAATCCCCGGATTAGCTTTCAACAACAAA
Protein-coding sequences here:
- a CDS encoding (2Fe-2S) ferredoxin domain-containing protein; this encodes MNGIKTLADLKKKQEEVKSILDLRNRAENPESIVQVKVAMATCGIASGAKEVMEYFVEELDKRRIDAVVTQTGCMGYCFAEPTVEITMPGKEPMVFGYVNPKKADEIIERYIKDGELVDGIIPQNYNTI